A part of Bacteroidales bacterium genomic DNA contains:
- a CDS encoding glycyl-radical enzyme activating protein, which translates to MEEYLNIKGRVLNIQRYCGEDGPGTRTTVFVKGCSLRCKWCSNPESIKLKYELDFNRKLCKGAAACGICMKAPFPEGAFYVVDGPDDKVQANWDLANITEDLAELCPTGAIGIFGKEMTAREVLDEVLKDESMYRNTGGGVTISGGECLLQPDFVAAILRGAQESGIHTAIETAGNVPWEYMEKVLQYVDLMQHDNKLMDPERHKKWTGVSNKRILENFKKAYETFPDKQFITRTPTIPGINANEEHIRAVLDFIKPYKNVIDYELLPYHRYGLGKYVFLGKVYELKDFESPSPELLAHLRGIINEAFGRENQEK; encoded by the coding sequence ATGGAAGAATATTTGAATATAAAAGGCAGGGTATTGAACATCCAGCGCTATTGCGGCGAGGATGGACCCGGAACCCGCACAACCGTTTTTGTAAAAGGGTGCTCCCTGCGATGCAAATGGTGCAGCAATCCGGAAAGCATTAAGCTGAAGTATGAACTGGACTTTAACCGCAAACTTTGCAAGGGAGCGGCAGCTTGTGGCATTTGTATGAAAGCGCCCTTCCCTGAAGGCGCATTTTATGTGGTGGATGGCCCGGATGATAAGGTGCAGGCGAACTGGGACCTGGCCAACATTACTGAGGACCTGGCAGAGCTCTGCCCTACCGGAGCCATCGGAATCTTTGGCAAGGAAATGACTGCCCGCGAGGTGCTCGATGAAGTATTGAAAGATGAGAGCATGTACCGCAATACCGGTGGCGGTGTGACGATCAGTGGCGGTGAGTGCCTGCTGCAACCCGATTTTGTGGCCGCCATATTGCGCGGGGCGCAGGAAAGCGGCATCCATACAGCCATAGAAACAGCCGGAAACGTGCCCTGGGAGTACATGGAAAAGGTGCTGCAGTATGTTGACCTGATGCAGCACGATAACAAGCTGATGGATCCTGAACGGCATAAGAAATGGACCGGGGTTAGCAACAAACGCATCCTGGAAAATTTTAAAAAAGCCTACGAAACTTTTCCCGACAAGCAATTTATCACGCGCACACCCACCATTCCCGGCATCAACGCCAATGAAGAACATATACGTGCCGTTCTTGATTTTATCAAACCCTATAAGAATGTGATTGACTACGAGTTGCTACCCTATCACCGTTATGGTCTGGGTAAGTACGTGTTCCTCGGCAAGGTATACGAATTGAAAGACTTTGAATCACCTTCTCCGGAATTGCTTGCACATCTGCGCGGGATCATCAATGAAGCCTTCGGGCGCGAGAATCAGGAGAAATAA
- a CDS encoding 6-phosphofructokinase produces MKDIKRVAIALGAGFTPGINAIIIGAAITAHRQGWQVVGIRDGFEGLLFPERYPNNGLIDLGPEAIGKLNPLNSDAMGTASMVDPFNVRTINELEMVEEVDLSDSLLGNLKKEGIDAVIAIMMGRGLSILHRLNQKGLQSVCIPRSVENDMAATAVTFGFNTALSFTIEMLDRAMEAAKSAKKVGVIEVLGSRSGWLALQSGIAVLADAVVLPEHPCDVQKLAGHLKSRINRERPYGLVVVAEGASFTNLPGAVSEKINMLKKALSPLASEDDSNQYVISRSGKAATVLSHALQQMMTDDIFPLVLGPWSRGGHATAVDRQLGLVYGSAAIRAVKSGQFSTMVSFMPPEMQFVPLIQSLNKVRTVHDESYFIDIAHLLGIFTGS; encoded by the coding sequence ATGAAAGATATTAAACGAGTAGCCATTGCACTGGGAGCAGGTTTTACTCCCGGTATTAATGCCATCATCATTGGTGCTGCTATCACAGCCCACCGGCAAGGGTGGCAGGTGGTTGGCATCCGCGATGGTTTTGAGGGATTGCTCTTTCCGGAGCGCTATCCCAACAATGGGTTGATTGACCTTGGGCCTGAGGCCATTGGTAAGTTGAATCCGCTAAACAGCGATGCCATGGGTACCGCTTCAATGGTTGATCCCTTCAATGTGCGCACCATCAATGAATTGGAAATGGTTGAAGAGGTCGATCTATCCGATTCATTACTGGGGAATCTGAAAAAAGAAGGCATTGATGCTGTGATCGCCATCATGATGGGGCGCGGCCTGAGCATCCTTCACCGGCTCAACCAAAAAGGCCTGCAGTCGGTATGCATTCCCCGTTCCGTCGAGAACGACATGGCAGCTACGGCGGTGACCTTTGGATTCAATACCGCCCTGAGCTTTACCATTGAAATGCTCGACCGGGCAATGGAAGCAGCAAAATCTGCAAAAAAAGTGGGCGTAATAGAAGTATTGGGTTCACGGTCGGGCTGGCTGGCCTTGCAAAGCGGCATTGCCGTGTTGGCCGATGCCGTGGTGCTGCCGGAACATCCGTGCGATGTGCAAAAACTGGCCGGACACCTGAAAAGCAGAATAAACCGGGAGCGCCCTTATGGACTGGTCGTAGTAGCAGAGGGAGCCTCCTTTACCAACCTGCCGGGAGCTGTTTCTGAAAAAATCAATATGCTGAAGAAAGCTCTCAGTCCGCTTGCCAGTGAAGATGACAGCAACCAGTACGTGATCAGCCGCAGTGGAAAAGCAGCGACTGTATTATCCCATGCCCTGCAACAAATGATGACGGATGATATATTCCCGTTGGTACTCGGACCCTGGTCACGTGGCGGACACGCAACTGCGGTTGATCGCCAACTTGGGCTGGTTTACGGTTCAGCAGCCATTCGCGCAGTGAAATCAGGGCAATTCAGTACGATGGTTTCGTTTATGCCACCTGAAATGCAGTTTGTGCCGCTCATCCAGTCGTTAAACAAAGTGCGCACCGTGCATGATGAGAGTTATTTTATTGATATCGCCCATTTGTTGGGAATTTTCACCGGATCATAA
- a CDS encoding pyruvate formate lyase family protein has protein sequence MTTNATSVPYYVKPGRKLEGKSYEGTAKVNASDARIDVLKELMRSTPPPIDFERVIVMKEVYEATEGYPNIIRRAKFFAELLDRKKIYIDDNLLIGSMGGSLNAIYTYPEWQVGWMIEENTIETSKTPEEKAANQWVLDYWSKRSQVPRVLEIYEKRYGVDPRPIYESGYVVSFFDWPAGGGNLNYPRVYNEGLASMIKEVKERMYELEMRLPNKEKFYFYEASLITMNAIVRYANRYAKLAREMAEKEKDAKRKAELISLAETCERVPEHPARNLREAIQCHFFCHIVAEIEQVGCGYSEAYLGQNLEPFYQRDLAAGLITFEDASFMLKNMIIKLNEIGYYFGEKVALQNSADLGQSITLGGYDENGGHAHAEMDFVVLDASNYLHLPQPPLTLCYTPKTPGKLLEKVLDVIGTGIGMPQIVSGEAMMKRALHLWPESKAGKLPLEKARRTCIGACVGSYIPYETGHPVEGQPNLGKILEVTLNNGLDPRTKKQVGPKTGNPEDFKTFDDLYAAFEGQLKYNQEVLRRGAWIASMLAAEYLPVTWRSVLTIGCIESGLDVWHGGANYYTVAQISVGQVDAANGLMAIKDLIYDKKRLTWTELKAALAANFEGEHERVHKMVYVDAPKYGNNIQEADMMVRRVNDSILAAFNAVDGGGNYLGKDTLYTTSLDQYTKSIHNLMGKVTGALPTGKKAGQALTDGSLSAMPGTDVNGPTALVMSASVGNDPVKWTATHMNMKVQPDQLKTRKGRDQVLSLVKTLFDNGGYHIQFNCLDTEMLRDAQKHPENYRDLVVRVAGFSAFFTKLDVGVQNEVIERTLQTFH, from the coding sequence ATGACAACAAATGCAACAAGTGTCCCTTACTATGTTAAACCGGGACGAAAACTGGAAGGTAAATCCTATGAAGGCACTGCCAAAGTAAATGCAAGCGATGCCCGCATTGACGTACTCAAAGAGTTGATGCGCAGCACGCCACCCCCCATCGATTTCGAACGGGTAATTGTGATGAAGGAAGTATATGAAGCCACGGAAGGCTATCCCAACATCATCCGCAGAGCAAAATTCTTTGCCGAGTTGCTCGACCGCAAGAAAATCTACATTGACGACAACCTGCTTATAGGAAGCATGGGTGGCTCTCTCAATGCCATTTATACCTACCCCGAGTGGCAGGTTGGCTGGATGATTGAAGAAAACACCATTGAAACATCAAAAACTCCGGAAGAAAAAGCAGCCAACCAATGGGTACTGGATTACTGGAGCAAGCGTTCACAGGTGCCCCGCGTACTGGAGATCTATGAAAAACGGTACGGTGTCGATCCACGGCCAATTTATGAATCAGGTTATGTGGTCAGCTTTTTCGACTGGCCTGCCGGTGGCGGTAACCTCAATTACCCCCGGGTGTACAACGAAGGTTTGGCCAGTATGATTAAAGAAGTGAAGGAACGCATGTATGAACTGGAGATGCGCCTGCCCAATAAGGAGAAATTCTATTTCTACGAAGCCAGTCTTATAACGATGAATGCCATTGTACGCTATGCGAACCGTTACGCCAAACTGGCCCGTGAAATGGCAGAAAAAGAGAAAGATGCAAAACGCAAAGCCGAACTTATCTCACTGGCTGAAACCTGCGAACGTGTTCCCGAACATCCTGCCCGTAACCTGCGTGAGGCCATTCAGTGCCACTTCTTCTGCCATATCGTGGCAGAAATTGAACAGGTGGGCTGTGGCTATTCGGAAGCTTATCTTGGCCAGAACCTGGAACCTTTCTACCAGCGCGACCTGGCGGCAGGCTTGATCACATTTGAAGATGCTTCCTTTATGTTAAAGAACATGATCATCAAGCTGAACGAAATAGGGTATTACTTCGGAGAAAAAGTAGCGCTGCAAAACTCAGCCGACCTTGGACAAAGCATTACGCTGGGAGGATATGATGAAAATGGAGGACATGCACATGCAGAAATGGACTTTGTGGTTTTGGATGCCAGCAACTACCTGCACCTGCCGCAGCCTCCTCTTACGCTTTGCTATACACCAAAAACACCCGGCAAGCTGTTGGAAAAAGTATTGGATGTAATCGGTACAGGTATCGGAATGCCACAGATCGTGAGCGGTGAAGCCATGATGAAACGTGCTTTGCACCTTTGGCCCGAATCGAAAGCAGGAAAACTGCCGCTCGAAAAAGCCAGGCGTACCTGTATAGGCGCGTGTGTCGGAAGTTATATTCCTTACGAAACCGGCCACCCCGTGGAAGGTCAGCCTAACCTGGGCAAAATACTTGAAGTTACCCTGAACAATGGCTTGGACCCGCGCACTAAAAAGCAGGTAGGACCCAAAACGGGAAATCCCGAAGATTTCAAGACATTCGACGACCTTTATGCTGCGTTTGAAGGCCAGCTTAAATACAACCAGGAAGTACTCAGAAGAGGTGCCTGGATAGCCAGTATGCTGGCTGCTGAATACCTGCCGGTAACCTGGCGTTCGGTTCTTACCATAGGATGTATCGAATCAGGTTTGGATGTATGGCACGGCGGTGCCAACTACTATACGGTAGCACAGATTTCGGTGGGGCAGGTAGATGCTGCAAACGGACTGATGGCCATCAAGGACCTGATATACGACAAGAAAAGACTTACCTGGACCGAACTTAAGGCAGCGCTTGCCGCCAACTTTGAAGGCGAGCATGAACGCGTACACAAAATGGTGTATGTTGATGCGCCTAAATACGGTAACAACATCCAAGAAGCGGATATGATGGTAAGAAGGGTCAACGACAGCATACTGGCTGCCTTTAATGCTGTAGATGGCGGTGGTAATTATCTTGGCAAGGATACGCTATACACCACTTCCCTCGACCAATACACCAAGAGTATCCATAACCTGATGGGTAAAGTAACCGGAGCATTGCCTACCGGTAAAAAAGCCGGGCAGGCGCTTACCGATGGCAGCTTATCGGCCATGCCGGGTACCGATGTAAACGGACCTACCGCGTTGGTAATGTCAGCCTCTGTGGGTAACGACCCTGTGAAATGGACAGCCACCCACATGAACATGAAAGTACAGCCCGACCAGTTGAAAACCCGCAAAGGCAGGGATCAGGTGCTAAGCCTTGTAAAAACGCTTTTCGACAATGGCGGCTACCACATTCAGTTCAACTGCCTGGATACCGAAATGCTTCGCGATGCACAGAAACATCCGGAAAATTACCGCGACCTCGTTGTTCGCGTTGCAGGCTTCAGCGCCTTCTTCACCAAGCTGGATGTTGGTGTACAAAACGAAGTCATAGAGCGTACGCTTCAGACGTTCCACTGA